DNA from Vicinamibacterales bacterium:
TCATCTCGGTCAGCGTCGCGGTCGCGTCGGAGTCGAGCTGCTGCTTGAGCACGCGGAAGGAGAGGGTGGCGAGCGCCATCAGCAGCACGCCGAACACCAGCGTGTAGAACACCGTCAGCCGCGTGCGCAGTCCGAATTTCGTCTTCACGCCGGTGGCGAGTCAGTCAGGATATAGCCGACGCCGCGGATCGTGTGGATCAGCGGCCTGTCGAAGCCGCGATCGACCTTGTTGCGCAGCGCGTTGATGTGCACTTCGACGACGTTGCTGACGCTGTCGAAGTGGATGTTCCAGACGTGCTCGATGATCAGCGACTTGGTCACCGGACGGTCGCTGTTCCTGACGAGAAACTCGAGCAGCGCGTACTCCTTCGGCTTCAGGTCGACGCGCCGGCCGGCGCGTCGGACCGTGCGGCGGGTGGTGTCCATCTCGAGATCGGCGACCCGCAGCGTCGTCTCGCGCGGCGCGCCGCGCCGCAGCACCGCCCGGAGCCGCGCCGACAGCTCGGCCAGCGCGAACGGCTTCCCCATGTAGTCGTCCGCGCCGCTGTCGAGCCCGGCGACGCGCTCCTCGAGCGTGTCCTTCGCCGTCAGGACCAGAATTGGCAGTTCGCGCTTGCGCGCGCGGATGTCGCGCAGCACCTGGAAGCCGGAGCGGCCGGGCAGCATCAGATCGAGGATCACCGCGTCGTAGTCGAGCGCGAGCGCCTGCTCCCCGGCATGGCTGCCCTCGTAGAGGACGTCGACCGCGTAGCCTTCCTCCGACAGGCCGCTCTGGATGAAATTGGCGACCTTGCGGTCGTCCTCGACGACCAGAATCCTCACGGGACTAGACTACCAGCACGCGAGGGGAGGCGGACAGGCGTCCGGCAGGTCACTGGCGGGGCGTGTTCGTCTTCGGCAGCTCGTAGAGCACCCGTCGCCGAGGACCTCCAGGTCATCGCGCGGCGTCAGCGGATAGAGCGTGCGCCGGCGTCCGGCGATCGTGCGGGCCGGCCGGGACGAGGGCGGTCAGCGCAGCGATGCGCGCGTGGTGGCCGGCTCGATCACGACGAGCGAGAGCAGCAGCAGGAGCGACGTCACGATGAACTGCGCCGCGGTCGCGTCGTGAAAGCCGGCGAGCGCGATGCCCGTGCCGAGGAGCGCCAGGCACTGCAGGGACTCGGAGGCGACGATCCATGGCCAGACCCGCGACCGAAGGGCGGAGAGCGACCCGCGATCCACCTGCGACACGAACCAGAGGTGCAGCCGCAGCGTCGTGCAGATCGTCGCCAGCACGAGGATGACGAAGAACACCCAGGAGCCGGACGCGCCGAGATAGCCCTTCCGCAATCCGAGCGTGACGACGTTGACGATGGTGATGGCGGCGACGGCGATCTGGTGAAACTGCCACCACCAGGCGCGGTGGCGCTCCGCTGCCGCGGCCGGAATCGCGGCCGGCCCGTCCGCGGCGCGGAGTGCGGCGAGCAGCTCCGTGCCGGAGGGGAAGCGCTGCCCGGCATCGCCGCGCAGACAACGCCGCACCACGGCGTCGAGCGCCGGCGGCGACAGCGTCCGCGACAAGGGCGACCGATCCGCGACCAGACGCTCGAGGAGCGCGGCGGGATCGCTGCCGCCGAACGGATGTTCGCCGGCGGCCAGCTCGTAGGCGATCACCCCGAATGCGAAGACGTCCGCGCGCCCGTCCGCCGGCTCGCCGCGCAGCTGCTCCGGCGCCATGTAGCCGGGGGTGCCGGGGGCGGTGCCGGTCAGCGTGAGCGCCGGCGCCGCGGGCGAGGCCGACAGGCTGCGCGCGATGCCGAAGTCGACGACCTTCACGCGTTCGTCGCTGGCGATCAGGACGTTCTCGGGCTTCAGATCGCGGTGCACGATGCCCTGTCGGTGGGCGGCGTCGAGCGCTTCGGCGAGCTGCTTCAGGATGTCCAGCGTCCGCCCCGCAGGCAGCGGTCCGGCGGCCAGCGCCTGGCGCAGCGTGACGCCGCGCACCAGCTCGCTCGCCAGCACCAGCTCGCCGTCGAACTCCTCGAGGGCATAGACCGTCGCGATCGAGGGGTGTGACAGTGCTGCCGCGGCACGCGCTTCGCGTGAGAGGCGCACCCGCGCTCGCG
Protein-coding regions in this window:
- a CDS encoding serine/threonine-protein kinase; this encodes MQEELGRGGMGVVYAALDERLGRTVALKVLAHAVSGDARARVRLSREARAAAALSHPSIATVYALEEFDGELVLASELVRGVTLRQALAAGPLPAGRTLDILKQLAEALDAAHRQGIVHRDLKPENVLIASDERVKVVDFGIARSLSASPAAPALTLTGTAPGTPGYMAPEQLRGEPADGRADVFAFGVIAYELAAGEHPFGGSDPAALLERLVADRSPLSRTLSPPALDAVVRRCLRGDAGQRFPSGTELLAALRAADGPAAIPAAAAERHRAWWWQFHQIAVAAITIVNVVTLGLRKGYLGASGSWVFFVILVLATICTTLRLHLWFVSQVDRGSLSALRSRVWPWIVASESLQCLALLGTGIALAGFHDATAAQFIVTSLLLLLSLVVIEPATTRASLR
- a CDS encoding response regulator transcription factor, which produces MRILVVEDDRKVANFIQSGLSEEGYAVDVLYEGSHAGEQALALDYDAVILDLMLPGRSGFQVLRDIRARKRELPILVLTAKDTLEERVAGLDSGADDYMGKPFALAELSARLRAVLRRGAPRETTLRVADLEMDTTRRTVRRAGRRVDLKPKEYALLEFLVRNSDRPVTKSLIIEHVWNIHFDSVSNVVEVHINALRNKVDRGFDRPLIHTIRGVGYILTDSPPA